The Medicago truncatula cultivar Jemalong A17 chromosome 7, MtrunA17r5.0-ANR, whole genome shotgun sequence genome includes the window CAATGACCGATACTGAAGCTTGATTAATTGGATGCCATCCTCTcatttaaacaacaaaattaagCATTCACTTTTATTTCCAAAGAAACCGCATCATATTTCTCCTGCTTGAGTTTCTCGTATCTATATTTTTCTTCCGCGCATGATCTCTCTTTCTAAGTCGTGATAAATTATCTACTCTTTCGGTCAAACTTAGTTTTCTTGGATATCTTAAGTTCAGAAAGGTTATTTGTATATTCCTTATATTGATCCATTAAGTCTCAACTCTGGCATGTACTCAAGCTGTTTTGAACTGTGAAAGTGCAACATGTAATAAGAATTCTAGATTACAtccaaaaaagttaaaaaaagtcAAGAGAACAGAAATTAGAATTATACCAGTTTGGCATAGCCCTCACTCTCTTCTCTGAGAAGGTTGAATTTGGTTTGCTGATAAAGAAGTCGTGTATTAACTCTGACCTGAAGTCAACAGCACAAATGAATCAAATACACACAATAATGAAATTCCCATCAAGCAGACATAGTGCACAGTGAATAATCTAAATTCTGAATATTTGATTCTGAACTCTGAATACAAGAGGTTTTGGGTGTTGATAGGTCGGTGTAGCTTACCAAACAGGATTCAATTAGTTACACTTTGCAACAACCTTGTACCACAAACTAACCTTGCTATTAACCAACAGTCAATGCTAACTATATATTAACTTATTATTGCTATATACTCTATTAAGTACTTAATTATTCAACACAGGCAACAAATACGAGTATGAATGAAGTTCAAGATAAAAGATGGTGTGGGGCAGGCATATAACTACAACTTTGCAAGATTCTTAATGGTGTGACATGTTTATAAAAATTAAGTGCTCACCTCTTTTCCCTTCAACTCCTGAGCCttaattttgataaattcaGCCTCCCCCAAAAATTCTTCCTACAAATGCATAGCATaccaataaaattttataaacgCAAGAAACGTAGAAAGCATAAAAGCTCTAGCCTATAAAATTGCTCAAGAAACTATCTAGAAGACAACTGACGAACTATAatgttaataatttgaaaatgaaagagaCCAGAAAATCAGACCTCGCAACGTTCTTGAAGTAACCTAACTGGAACCAATTTGGATTCCACAAGCCATCTTGCctacaaaattaaaacttttcagcaaaaaataaattgtagaaAAATTCGAATGAAAACCATGAATTGTATACaaaacattaatatatattCTACGCAATACTAGACTAAAGAACACAAGATCAAATACTGACCAGTTTAATGAGACGAGAACGAAACTCTCCGGACAATGTAAGCTGTAACCAAGGAGATGAGCAAGTAAATTTATTTGGTGGACTTAGTACAAACAATATAGTTATAAATTCATAAACACTCAAAGCTTCAAATCAATTCAATGTCCCATTGCATGGTTATAGGCTTGTAGATATGCATGTATCTGTTCTGATGCTTAAGAATGTGGAACTTTACATAACCCTATAgtcaaatgatattttaattaataaactcaattaaaaaaaaaaactctacaaAGCTATGGCGATTGGCGAGTAGTATTTATCAACTTGTGGAGAATTTCACAATGAAAAGCATCAGTAACCTATGAAGCACACACGCACTCACGGATACTGACAGGTAGatgtcaataataataatttgggaAAATGACACGATTCAATGTAATCACAAAAGTCAGTGTGGTGTCATATCGGTGTGGTGTCATGTCGGTATCATACACCAGACAcgtttttgaaaaaatcacataattcaatgtaattacaCGTGTCGGTGTCAAACACCGACAAGGCACACTGAACAGGTCTCTGAGATAATGACATAATTCACTGTAATCACACATGTCGGTGTGTGGTCATATAGGTGTACTGAAGACGCCTTTTATCAGAAGTGTTAGTGCTACAAGTCAGTAACTCACATCTTGTGCCATCTGGCTGATTATATCTGCAAAATTTGATGCTAGATTCTCAGCGGAAGCTTTAACCTCGGAGAATGTGACAGAATCTAATGCTACTTTACACTTGGGAAAAGGCAATTCACCACGAAcctaacaaacaacaacaatcaataattgaaaataatCAGAAGATTGcggaaattgaaaatttataatgGAGAAAAGGAACGCACCATAGTGGAAGAGAGTTCGTAGAGGAAGCGAAGCATTGGAACAGGTTGGGAGAGGTTGAGAGAAGGGTTGGCATTGCCACTACTCCATTCGCGAACACGATCCTCTGTTACGTATGCACACTGCACCGATGGTGCCACagacattttttttccttctgatcGCAAACCCTAGAACAGAACCAAAGCGTCAGAAAGTTGCAAGGATGGAATGGAggtgaattggggaagaaaggTGTAGAAAAAGGTTGGAATATTGTTAAGCATGTGATTACAAAATGGGATAGCTATTCGGTTTTAAACTTCAAtaaacacttttttatttttttgaatttaaattgTATAGAAAGTACAATTAATTAATGTGTTATCagatcaattaattaaatatataaaagcatgtaataaattaaaaaaaagtttttctaaaaaaaaaaaatccccttAAATGAGTCTGATGCGTATAAGTCATTTTTTGGATCTAGTGCAGTGGTTGTTGTAGCATGAAAAGTGGAATATCTGGAATTCGAATCCGAACCCTACATATTACAATACAATGTCTCTGACAACTGAATTATGTTCACATAATATTGTACACGCCATTTATATTCAAcgatagaaaattaaaaatagtctTTAAATAGATGTACTTTAATAtgaccatttaaaaaaaaaaaaaaaaaaaaacaagaattgaAAAGAGAGTTCTCATATAACTCTCGTAGGTAATAGGTATTTATTTTCTCATCTTTTAATGAGGtctttaacctattttttttttaggaattgaataaaaactaaaatataccCTTGGTATTTGCAAATATAACGAGTTTTGACTTTGatatctatataaaaaaatattatatcaccacaaatgttttgttttttataaaaaaatctcttGGTgaatttctttttgatttgtttactTTGACCTTGGTGGCATTTCTTGACCGTGTATAAACACTATACACTTTTCGGTCattatataagcaaaatttaacattttatgttcattcaataaattgtgtatttggtctatattaaAGATCACAtgcattatttattgaatgaacctaaaatattaatttttgcttataatagtgatcagaAGGCGTATGTTGCTTATGTGATTGATTtaaacaatgtaaaaataaaaaacaaatgacattaaaatatcatttgttttatttaattttattttaatttaaatattttaaacaaattaaaaataaaaagggtatGTTAGGGTTCATGGGAGACGACTTTTTTagcatcttcttcctctcttaCCGTTGGAGTCTCCTTTTACCATAATACCACAACCAACGTTTTctcattttaaattcaaatatctCATCCTTTAAACTCCAACCACCTCTCAGCGCAATCCATTATTAACTCGTGCCAATTATGATGGTGACTTCGTGAATCCCGATGACTATGAATTGAAAAGGGGATTAGGGTTTCAATTTGATTTAGGGTTTAAAATTAAGTAGGTTTAAATGTAGTTTTGGTCACACTATCTTGACAAAACTGTAATTTTGATCCCTTTAATTTTGCAATTATAGTTCcctatttttaacaaaattgcaattttggtccATCGTTTCATAAATTTCGATCAATCTATAATTTGTCTATCAATTTAATGATGTGCTGATATACAGAGTGACATGACATTAAAAAACGGATAAGTGGGAGTCATGCCATACTTACATGATTTTTAGATTAAAACACATTTTATTCATTTCAATCTCTTATAACTTTAAAATCGTCAATAAAGGGCACAATGTTCATAGTTCAAATCAACTAACCCTACAAATTAATGTTGTATTCAAATCAAGGAATTTTCTGAAATTCTAGGTAGCACCATTCCATCTCAAATAAAGAAACCCAgatgaaaaaatcaaaataatattcaaaatatGTACCACTACCTTGCTTGACCGAGTACTAACAAACACACGGTCATTATATATAACTTTGCATCAAATAATACGAATTCCAATTATATAAGATGACGACGACCTTACCTTGTTTGATCGAGTACTAACAAACACACGGTCATTATATATAACTTTGCATAAAATAATACGAATTCCAACTATATAAGATGACGACGACCTTATGGTTGTATAAGATCGACGATTAGGACGACCTCACTGAGaagataatttgttttttctgatGATCATCGGCGATGATATGAATCCAACGTTTTAAAGGATATTTAGTTTGGATAGAAAATGTAAGGAGCTAAGACGACCTTTTCATCGACTAGCATGCACGaacaaaatggatttttttattatgtttaccCTATGATTTTCTGGGAAATGGATCATAGTAATTCAGAGTTTGACCGTATGGCAAAGATAGTTtgacaaaaaatgaaatggtTTTGCACCATACACATATTATTTTCACAACTGAATcaacaaatcatatttaataataaaatttactaaaattaACTTGTGCATAAAGTAATATTTGTCATCAAATAAATGGTCTATTTGGTTTGTTTTATGAATGGGGAGAACTGGTCTGTTTATTaatgatgtaatatttttttaaaaagaatgatGTAATATATTTCTTCAGCCCATTATCGAGTGCACTTTCGATAATTTAAGTTGTAcattaatgaatttaaaaaataatttcataaaataagtgaGGAGGGGATAACAATATCTAGAGGCTAGAGCTAGAGGGTTTTGGTTGGGGTTTGCAAATTGCAGTTTGAGATGTCTTGTTTGCAGGTTTCATCATCCTTGTTTCAGCTTTAGCATCACACACACAATCTCGTGAGTCCATTTTCTCCTCTTCACCAATCTTAATTTTTCTTCCACTTATTAATTTCTTGCttttatgtgaaaaaaaaaaacaagtatggATCCTAAacaattatctcttacttcacccaaattatcctttttatcatcatcttcatcttttacccCTTTACCATTTTTCATCTCAAATaaacttcattttcttcaaaaaccaaatttttctCTCAAACTTCACTCTTCCCttaaaaaatcccaatttttggGAACCAATTTGCGTTTGTTTCAATCGAATTCATCACATGTTGGTGGGACCagatttaataaaattatgccaATAAGTGCTGctgtgaagagaagaaaagagcTTCCATTTGATAATGTGATTCAGAAAGATAAGAAGCTGAAATTTGTTCTCAAAGTGAGGAAAATACTAGTGAGTAAGCCTACTAGGGTTATGTCTCTTCAGGAATTAGGTAAGTATAGAAGAGAATTGGGTTTggataaaaagagaaaattaattgtaattttgagGAGATTTCCTGGTGTGTTTGAGATTGTGGAAGATGGGTGTTActctttgaaatttaaaatgacTTCTGAGGCTGAAAAGCTTTATCTTGAAGAATTAAGGGTTAGAAATGAAATGGAAGATGTTGTTGTTACTAAGCTTAGGAAATTGTTGATGATGCCGTTGGAAAAGCGGATTTTGTTAGAGAAAATTGGGCATTTGGCGAATGATTTAGGACTTCCTAGAGAATTTCGCGACACCATTTGTCATAGGTATCCAGAGTTTTTTAAAGTTGTTCAGACTGAAAGAGGTCCTGCACTTGAATTAACACATTGGGATCCTCATCTTGCGGTTTCTGCGGCCGAGCTGTCTGCGGAGGAGAATCGAATTAGAGAAGTGGAAGAGCAGAATTTAATTATAGATAGGGCTCCTAAGTTTAATAGAGTAAAGCTTCCTAAGGGTCTTAGTCTTTCAAAAGGTGAGATGAGGAAGATAATGCAGTTTAGAGACATTCCTTATATATCACCTTACTCGGATTTCTCTATGATTGGTTTGAACACGCCGGAAAAAGAGAAGCATGCATGTGGAGTTATTCATGAGATTTTGAGTCTTACACTTGAGAAGCGAACTCTTGTTGATAACTTCACTCATTTTCGAGAGGAGTTTCGATTCTCACAGCAATTGAGAGGGATGTTGATAAGGCACCCTGATATGTTTTATATCTCTTTGAAAGGAGACAGGGATTCTGTGTTCCTTAGGGAAGCTTATCGAGATTCTCAGTTGGTAGACAAGGACAGGTTGTTACTTGTAAAGGAAAAACTTCGTTCGTTGGTTGATATTCCACGTTTTCCTAAGGGTAGGGGTGCCGGTCGCACTAGAGATGGAGATGGGATGGGAGAGAATGATATTGAGAACAGACAGGATGAAAGTGGTGAAGAGGAACAAGAATGGTCAGATGCTGATGATTTAATCAgcgacgatgatgatgatgacgatgatATCGATGATGACtggattgatgaagatgatgatgattcaccGCCAGATTTTGATGACGAGGAGGCAGAAACATCggaaattgaaaagagaaagacAATTACACGAGTTCAAGACGCAAGACAGAATAATGAAAAGGTCCTTGTTCCATCATTCCCTGATGGTCGTACCAGAGAACGGTGGTAATCTTGAAAAGGCAGGCTTTCAAGCTCCATTCTCAGAGTTATTGATGAAAGAAAGCATTGGGCCGATTGATTTGGGAAATGAGTTGCCATTCACTATGTTGGAAGAATACGGGTATCCTTCTTTGACCATCCATGGTTTGTGAATTTTCTCTTTAAACAACAAAGAAGTAGATATTATGTCCTCATCAAAACAAAATGTTGAACTGATGTAGATGATTGTATCTGTTGCCTGCTTTACTGTATGATAGATCAATGCTTCTTAGAATATATTGTCCTCGATGATGTGGCATGATTGAAATATTTACTTTGACGATAATCATGCTACACAAGTTTGCATATATAATGAAATAAGCGTGACAACATGTCTAGTGTCAGGTGAGTTGCTTTTGGATCCGCGTTCTTCATATAGGTTGGAAGTTTGAATAGGAACGTGATTTCTCCAATTTTATCTCTGAGAGTTTAACAATATTGCATCCTGTTCTCATTGCAAAAGACTTATGTcttgtattaaaaataagatgttaaaaataaacattagcATACTGGAGTACATTTTTGGTAGTCTGTCTGATGTTTATCTATCTGCACACATCAATTTTGACTTGTAACATTCGGGTCTTAGTacattcttgtttttctttttctttttttatagaagGGACTTGGGTACATTCTTGTCAAGGAAAGTTTAtgtcatcatcaccatcacctGTTATATGCTTAATTGGAAATTTTTAACTTCCCTTTTGGACGGAAGAactgtgtcttttttttttttttttttttttttttttttttttttgtcttagatgaagtggtaattcACTGAAATTAAACTTACACACAACTGTGAAGTCCTGGGTTCGAACCCAGATCACGACGTCCAGTCttacaatttcggcatttttcagttgagctaggacttctagacaaCTATGTCAATTTAATAAGTGACTTTTATGAATTAGAAAATCATGCTTGTTTGTATTTAATCttattaatttttgtcttgCTTTTGAGGCCAATACCACTAAAGAATGTATATGGTCCAATATATAATTTGtgtttgtgtcaaaaaaaagaagatagtATCATTTGTGTTGTCATTATTTTCCATCCTCCATTTGTGACTACACTCAGCAAGCTTAAATATATGCGTTTCGTTCATATTGGGATTTTACTAACAAAACACAATTCCTTGTTGAATTTCTGCTGTCTTTTTCCCCTCCTTTCTACCACTCCGACACGTATCAACACACAGAGTATTGGTTTTGGTTCAACAAAGAAAGGAACGTGTATGACAACAAAAGGAGAAAACAGCATGGCATCACCTGAACTCCTGAAGGACACGGCAGCCGCCACTAGCGCAGAGAATGTGGCGGCAAATGGCATCACCTGCTTCATGCAACCGCACATTTGGCCTTCTCaccaattaaattaataattcaacttttgtattctttttcgttttccttttttctttctacatTTTACTAGTATTTTGAATTGATATGCGGTCCAAAATGCCCTTCCTTAATTTTCATCTAATCCAACCAACAATGGAGGCGTTATGTTTTGTGTTGTGTCTGTGGACCCATTTggaaattgaatacatatttatGAACGATCGTGAAGTTTTTTAGGCTGCTGTTTTCTCTGGATTTATGAACGATCGTGAAGTTTATTTAGGCtgctaatatatttatttttttaatttgtcagACATATGCAACAATGTACGTGTTGAAGGAactaaaattaacaattttttattaaaaaataataataatttattaaaaagttatacaTTTAATATAAAGTGTACAAAGTCTAATAtaaaagttactactttaaactttttaatatgaataaatttgcatatgatagaaaaacttttttttttttttttttacgggagaTTGCTAGTActtttgtgattgattgaatTTCACTAACAGTGGCGGAGCTTCATATAGTTCTGTAAAAGgcctaaaataaatttaaaaatatacgATGAATATTAAGAAGTTACGAAAATATCACTTATGGGTGTATTGGTTTGCAAGACAGTAAGTACTGGACAAAACAGTACAATGcataacaacacaacacaaggcataacaacacatgacaaatttttatggtattgaataatttcttgttttatatgatttttgggggacaaaatgttattttcgtgttttagacaacttgtatgCGAGACAAAAAGTTGTCCTGTGATTTGGTGAAGGacaaaaatttcagtttttgtcatgtcccttgcctccagtttgttcTGTCCCtcaaacagttttacaaattaaACATTGGATAACTGGAGTTGTTCTgtcttttccttcattttttaacaaattaaacgCACCCTAAGATTTGAGTAATGGCATATTCAACGTTTAAGATATAACTTGTCGTTGTGTGGAGGTAATTTGGGGATCGATTCACCCGAGTCCCTTAAAAGCTCCAACATAGCTTGCCACAATCCATTGTGGCAAGGTTGTTTGGAGATTGGCCCGCTCGAGTCCCTTAAAAGTTTCAACATGGCTTGCCACTATGACAAGGTTGTTTGGAGATTGACTCCTCTAGTAATTTAAAAGCTCTGCCactattataaagaaaaatttactttttagatttattgaataattgatgtatttgatctcACAAAATACATCAGTTATTcgataaatctaaaaaaaaaatgtttaatatagtgatataaatttattactctctttaAACACTTTTGCTCTTTTTCACTCACATACGTAATGACTataacatttataaacaaaatcatctaaagaaagttattttgtttgtatatttttttgactaaatattAAACTTCAaagtaaaatgaaaacaatattgTTAATTGCAATTTACACCTAATAAGATAGTTAGATACAAAAGGTAGGTGAGGATATTTTGGTCCATGAAAATTTCCCTCGTGTTTAAAGTTTGGCAACCCACATGAGCAGATTCTGATTCTACTTATAACACAGGTGTTCCAACTTTGAAGTTTGTAATTCATTTAACAATTGTGTTTTTTAGTTCTCCAACTTCTATGCTCTCCCCACACTATTTAATGCAAACACACAGACACAGGAATCAGACGCAGAGAGAGCGAGGTTTCGCTGTGTGTGTGGTCACTTgcatttcattattttattagtagTCATTTTGCATCTGAATCTCATCTCAGTATACCAATTGTCAcactatatataaataaaaaaggagagAGACACAAACAAGATTCTCCAATATACACACCATTGGTTAAAACCTTAGACACCATTGTCGGAGCTTGATCATATTGTTATTTCATCTGAGCATGTTCTGTTCTTTTGGGGAGATACTTACTTCTGTTCTtttacattcattcatttcttGCCTCCTTCTCAGTCTCATCAGGGTATGTATGTACATGTGTATatatacatgcattcattcatttccatattctttatttttctagcCCTGCTTATGATCAGATTTGCTATATCTTACATCTCTCATGCTCCACACACCTTTCCTCCTCCTTTCATCTTTAAGTTTGATTTCTTAcactattatttaaaaattaaaattaaaagaataactAAACTATAAATGTGAAGTTTTTATTGGTAACTTCTCAAAAGTCAGTTTTCATAAATGATATTACAATTgcagcaaaaaataaataaatgattttaaaaaataattatttttagggtCATGCTAGGGAGAGATAGTTAATGAACAAAAAAggtaaattttgtattgaaaataacattttttacacTTTAAGTATTTGGTTATACAGGTTCTAAGAAATTTTTAGGCTAAATTACACCACAGATGCTTTGagttatttaattgaaataaattggttctttaatatatttttttcgtaCCATTTTAcgttaagttatttaattgtaacaaattaGTACTTTAAGTATTTTTCGTAACGcttaggtcctttaagttatttaattgtaactttTATGCCCAAAATAACTTACATTTTTAAGATCTAAAATACCACAAATTGTTAtctttaaataacttaaagaagCTAATTGATACATAAAAATCTTAGAGGACAACTGAttacaattaattaacataaaaaccTATGTAGTTTAACCTAATTTTTACCATGCTCGCTTACTTAtagcatttttcttatttttattacgATAAAGTAGACAAATAACATcatatttttccttaaaaaaaaacatcatattttttttaaactattgaaaataatattttcttttggttgTATCCGAGTTCGAACctcgaccttgcatatattatacatcgTCCTTAACAACCGAGCTAagtaatttcttttaatatataacAAACGGGTCATtcatcctcgtgagcttaactcagttggtagagatatcgcattttatatgcaggggccggggttcgaaccccagacactccacttctccacaattaaattgtgtgagctctagattacttgaaaaaaaaaaaaaaaaacaaacggATCATTCACCCTTCCGTGTATAAAATGGTTTTTTAAACTTGGATGTTTTGCACAAGATAAGCACCATGATTtgttcactttttttcttttctaaatattttggtcatgactttttttttttactaactaccactttcatttattttattttacagatGTACCTGGATGTAACTTTTCTCTCACCAAATAGAAAAGTTTGACTCTTGTTGCACTAATATGAGAAAAACTAGAACTTTAATACTTTTTATCGGGTAAAAGGTTGCacagttagtttttttttttattattataattatttatttatttgtgatttaatcaatttttcagTTTACTTATTCTTTAGATAACTTATTTTAtggaattttttaaatatattttctaaagtGAGAGAGATCAAGTTACCACGATACAATAATTAGATATTATCACACTGTTCACCTATTtttgtttgatgtttttttttattataaaattcaccgttgaattaaaattttataatatggaTTATCTGCAGATATTTTTATTATCTAAATCAAATCGTTTAGTAAAAGCGGAAAAACATTAATCTCGATGTATCCAATTGACATTATTCTAGGATAGTTTTTGgatttatgtaaaatttataaaagttatcTAGATGATACTCTCTCCATCCCGCAATAGATGACCcacaattttgacctaacttactttaaccatatttttccactaatatacaaagataaataatatcatataagatgtcgttatattcgtctcgatgagtattttcaaaatatcaaattttcataattttttctaatatattattcaagatatttaagctcaaaattatgcattagtATGTGTAATTGGGTCAACTGTGTCATGTATtaagggatggagggagtagtaaTTTTTTAATCTACTAGTGAGACCTTGTTGTATTATGAAAAGAATATAGTATGATTGGAATATTATGTTGGAAATTCCAAGGGCCTCCTTACTTTTTAGTTTATGctatttttggtttgtttggtACGATATTTTGGTTACACTGTTTGGTAGAATTTAATACTAGTGCTTTTGAAATTGGAACAAGTCTTTTTTCCTTCCTAACATATCGGTTTAAAGTTAGATCTCTTAAATATGCGACAATTCCGAGAAAAATAATGCACAACCTTAGACGTAACCTCTACTAACTAAATTTAATGAAGGAACAAAGAATGTGACATGTTTTTCCTCCTCTTTGATAGATCGATCATTTCACCATGTATACACTAGGTACACTATTTACCTCTTATAGAATTCAACAAGCTTTGCATTTTTTTCCTAACTAAGAACTCAATGTCCAAGTTAACGTCTTAACCTTTGGAGGCACACACACAAAACAaagatgtttttgttttatatagtATAGGAGTTGCGTTCATTGATGGGTAAATTAGTTTAACTATGACATGTTTTTGACATCTTTAAGAAAGCTATCGTTAATaacaagaaactagatacatAGTTCTTGTAAcagttttcttataaaatccatATTCATATGTTAGGCTTGTTTCAGGcaccaaaacaacaaaacttAACATGTTTGAAGCTTTGTGGTCTGATATGAAGTTTTTGATTCACAGAAATCCAATATAGTGGAGTATCTTGCTGACTTGCACAACAATCAAAAGCTATGGCCTACACAGCAGTTGGCATACCTACCTCTCCAACAACGTCTTCAACTAAGGACATTACAAAAGAACGTTATGGTCTTCGC containing:
- the LOC11424498 gene encoding protein WHAT'S THIS FACTOR 1 homolog, chloroplastic, translated to MDPKQLSLTSPKLSFLSSSSSFTPLPFFISNKLHFLQKPNFSLKLHSSLKKSQFLGTNLRLFQSNSSHVGGTRFNKIMPISAAVKRRKELPFDNVIQKDKKLKFVLKVRKILVSKPTRVMSLQELGKYRRELGLDKKRKLIVILRRFPGVFEIVEDGCYSLKFKMTSEAEKLYLEELRVRNEMEDVVVTKLRKLLMMPLEKRILLEKIGHLANDLGLPREFRDTICHRYPEFFKVVQTERGPALELTHWDPHLAVSAAELSAEENRIREVEEQNLIIDRAPKFNRVKLPKGLSLSKGEMRKIMQFRDIPYISPYSDFSMIGLNTPEKEKHACGVIHEILSLTLEKRTLVDNFTHFREEFRFSQQLRGMLIRHPDMFYISLKGDRDSVFLREAYRDSQLVDKDRLLLVKEKLRSLVDIPRFPKGRGAGRTRDGDGMGENDIENRQDESGEEEQEWSDADDLISDDDDDDDDIDDDWIDEDDDDSPPDFDDEEAETSEIEKRKTITRVQDARQNNEKVLVPSFPDGRTRERW